From the Hordeum vulgare subsp. vulgare chromosome 1H, MorexV3_pseudomolecules_assembly, whole genome shotgun sequence genome, the window ACAAATAAGACTCAACACATGTTAATCAAATGAGACTTTAACCTGTTAGAGGAGTAAAAATTCGGTTTTACTTTTTTAATCGGTACCTAGCTGATTCTTAATCGGTATTATTGGATAAAATTTATACTCATCCAATTTTCCTATATTTACTTCATCATTCAGTGGTTGAGTAAAAATCACGCCTCTCCTCCGCTGCCTCCCAGTTCCACTCCCGTGTCACATCTGCATCAACGCCGCCCCTCCCACCCCTTCTGGCATCCTTCTGTCGCCGTGGACGCTCCACAGGCTCCATCGCCACGTGGATCTGCGGTTGTTGCCGACACCGTCGGATTTGGAGCTTCCGGCCGCCGGCGACTATGTCTTGCCATGGATCGGCTAGGAACTGGACCGCATAGCCCCGACAATGCCTCTGCATCGCATGCAGATCTTGGCACCTCCTCTTGCCGAATCTCTCATGTCGGCTGTTCACCGACAAAGAGACGCCCGATCGTCGCTCGGGCTTGGCGCTGGCCCAACGGCTCATCGGCCCGTCGTTGTTGGTCATAAAGTGCAACGATTGCCTGTTGCAGCTGATGCGCCGAGTTTCTACCATGTCAAAACATTCCGAATGGGTGTTCTTCAAGTGCAAAAAAGATCGGGCATGTGCTTGTTTTGAGTCGGTTGTTTACCGGATTTGGCGCATTGTAGCTCATTGTTTGCTCAAATTTATGTGTAGGATGGATGTAAGTTTTGGTATTAGAAAAAAAATACATTGATCTATTGATAGTATGAAATTTGATAGATGATCATGCACTCGTTAGTAGAATAAAGGCTGGAGATGAGATTAGATGCGAAGCCCTAGATCGATAGATCAGAAGACAACGGCGCGCTTGTGTCGTCTCCCCCTTGGGGgcgtcattcttggaggtgtacGCGGGTTCGGGAGACCAGTGGATGTTTTCTTcggtggagcggtgcttcatcctGCACATTGAAGGCGATGGATCTTGATGGCGTGGCGCCCTGGTGATTAGGCGTCCAATGTGCGAGGATGGACTCGCGCAGGAGGGCGACGCTGTCTGacgtcgtggtggcgtcgacggcagCTAGACCAGGCAAGGTGGATGCGTCAGTACAgttctgaagatggattgatggCAGTTGGCGGCGGCGACCTCTGAGTGTGCACCGGACCGGTGGGTGTCCCATACCCGACAGGTGGCTTGGTTGGGGCATCAGGTCTTAGATGTTAGGTTTGACTGCGAGGTATGTTTGGTATTTATAGGCCCAGACTATCAGCATCCCTTCATCCACTATATAGAAGTAGCGACATATGTTGTCTAGACGATGGCATCAGTCttactgatgtattactttgtaaggtctttatgaataattaataaaatggctgcatccATCGCTTAGGTGCAGAGGCCGGTGgtcttcctccttttctaaaaaaaagatgCGAAACAATGTCTAGTTCTTTACAATCGAAGAAGAAAGAAGTGTGCAATCTCTTAATCAACTGATGGAAACAGTTATGAAAGTtgaatgtctttcaaaatatctaaTTGTAATTTATTTTTCTTCGCTCTTGCTCTCGTAGCAAAGAATTAATGAATTATGTACTTCAATGTATCAAAATGCCATTGAATGACATAAAGTAGCAAAGAAACATGTTCCAGTGGTCGAAAATGAAATGCAAATGAATATTTCTTACTCtgttatatataagggattggTTAGGTCCGGCAAAATCTTAGTGAAGTAAATTTAAAAGTTTACTTCACGGAATACTCCATTATTTATTGGGGATTGGTTAGAAATGCCGTAACTAGACCAATTCTAATTATCTGCATTTTTGATTCGATGTCTCTTTATGTTCTATCCATATCTACGACCCAGCATATTTATGTTTCACCGATACTCGGTGCGATACTGCTTGCTATGGAAGAATCTTGTGCATGACATGAACATGATATGCTAGCTACAACCACGAGTTTCTTCATTTCGAACACCACATAATTGTTATCCGAACTTGATTGCTACACCATGCTTAGCTGGagattttttttttttattttgtctgGCTCGATGGAAATTTGTCTACTGAAATTGCAGAATTACGTGGTGAAAGTTAAAAATTCTGGATCTCTGAGACTCTGACCACAATGCAACATACTACTGTACTACTATATATATAGTAGTAGTACTCACCGCGAGCTCGCCGGCGGTGGCGATATTGATCCGCGCATGTGGCCTGGTGGTTGCGAGCAGGGCGGAGAACTGGCTGGCGGTGACGAGCACGAGGCAGAAGATTATGAACCGACGGTACCGGTGGCTGATCCGGCGGAGCTGGTCCCTGATCCGTCGGTGGTGCTCGAGAACGACGGCGACGTCGGCGAACCTGCCGAACTCCCTCGCGAAGCCGACCATGCGCAGCACCTGCAGGTAGCAGATGACCCGGAAGAGGACGCAGATCATGAAGAAGACGGCAGTGCGGTAGACCCAGGAGGCGGCCTCGAGCGCGCATGCGGCCGCGTTCCACCATGGCGAGCGGAAGGGCGCGGCGGCCCAGTACCAGTAGACCTTGTAGGCGGCGTCGGCGAGGGAGCATGGCGCGAGGAAGCAGGCGAGGACGCGGAAGGAGCGGTTGAGCTGCGCGGTGTACCCGGCGCGCACCTCGTCCGAGTCGTGGCGGAGGCGGTCGATGCAGAGCAGGCGGCGGAGGCCGACCCGGAGCAGAGAGCAGAGGGAGAGGAAGGCGAGCGTGGCGGCCAGGGTGAGGGAGACCTGCACCTGCCCGTCGAGCGGCCGCGGCGGGGCCGTGGCCGGGAGCGCCAGGGCGACCGCGGCGGGCGCGGCGACGGCGAGCAGGAAGAAGACCGCCCAGGAGCCCGCGGAGCGCGGCCCGTCCGTGTGGTCGATGCACATCCAGCGGAGGCAGGCCCGGAAGCTGCGCAGCTCGTCCCCCGCGTGCGACGCGCTCCGGGTGTACTGCGCCGCCGACGGCTTCTTCCGCGGCGATAGCAgcggcgccgccgccggcctgctgTCCGCCATGGCGCGCGCCGTTCTCGGATCGCGGGCGGTTTGGCGGGCGGGAAGGGTCGACGGGGGCCCAGTCGCGGGCAGAGAGACAAGTGCGGGAGGGAGCGGGAGTGCCCAGTGATGTTCGTTTACGGCTCCAGAGTTCGCTAATCTAATCTCTGCGATTTCTTTGAGTAGATGGTTTATAGAAGAAGGGAATAAAAATAATGGTGGCGCCGCGCCGATCGATGGGTTGGGTTGCGTGTTGCGGCGGACGGGATCTTGTGCCGCTCCACTGATTTATACTATTGATTTATACTACAGTACAGTacatatctactccctccgtttctaaatataagtctttaaaaaaGTTTCAATAGTGAATTACATACGAatgcatatagacatactttagaatgtaggttcactcattttgcttcgtatatagacTTTTAATGAaatattttaaaagacttatatttaaaaacggagggagtataatcagAAAGAACACAGGTGTCTCGCCAGGCGCGTAGGATGAACTTGatcctttttttttttgagtggtACTTGATCCCATTTCTGTGTGGCGAGTCTGAGTTGGTTCCGCCACAGAGGGCAGACTGACTGGGAAAATCATGTGCGAGCCCACCTGCTGACAGGCAACCAGCCATCCTGGCTCCGCCACAGGCCACAGGTGGAGTGATCAGTCCGTATTTAGTGATTAGGCCTCAATCAATCATGGACGGGCAGCTCGGGTAGGCGTGCAAGTGTCATCTTGTTTGCGTCGCTGGCGGGGCCGACCGGCCGGGCAAATACGAGGTGTCCACCGTGTGGGGAGGCCTGGATATACTCACGGAAAAGAACAaaagagatggagagggagacggGACCGTGGCCGCGGCGGGAGTAGTGGTCGGCAGTTTCGCATCCCGGACTGCGGGCCACCTGTCGTCGTCGTCGGGCTTGTGGCTGTGAGGGAAGGAGAGAATGAGATTGATCAAGATCATGACACGATGCAAGAATGGCTTCGTTTGTTATGGTTTTTTTTTTTGGCGGGCTTCGTTTGTTGTGGCTGCCAAAAGAGGACATGACAGGACACATGAGGCGTTTCTTGGAAAGAACTTGGAAAAGGGATGAGTTTGTTACAATAGATGTTGAATATTATGTGTTTGAACTAGGGTTTATTGGACTTGTAACTAGCGATGGGTTAGTTGTTTGAGTCGCACACACGTACCTGGGTCTATTATATAAGGGAAACACTTTCAATCGTACGTCTGATGGGATGCATTCGCCAGACCAGCCGCGGGACGTCGATGCGTTTTCAATCTCACGGCTGGTTTGCTTTCGAAATTCAGTTATCAGTTTCCAAACAAGCCTGATTTCCTTCCTTCATAACTCTCGTCTCTTATTAAATATTGTAATAAATCTCACATCACCGATCCACCCGGCTGTTGACCCCATCTCGCCTGCCCACACCATAGCTCCATCGCCGAGCTAGCCGCGCCCCTCACCGACCCGGCTCTCTCCGACCTTCCGTTCTCACTGCGGCCATGAGATTCACCGCGCCGATGCGTTGTTCGTTGTTGCGCCTGCCATTATCCCCGAAACAAGCtcacaccccctccccctcccctcgccgTCCTGGTGTCCTCTGCTTCGTCCATGATTTTCTCTCCTGCATGGACAGTCCAAAGATGTTCTCATGCTGCCGCATGCAATAGCCATGTTGCTGTGTGGGCGTGCCTTGCTACTGCTAGGTGTTGATCCAATTAGTAGGTAGTAATAGTATACTTTTAAAGGTTCCGATCAGATGAGACGTGTCtgatgatgttgttgctgctgttgtactTGTACTACATGTTCACCGGGAGCAAGGCTGGGAGGAAACAAGAGAAAAGAAACAATGAAAGTGACAAGGCCAAGTACGGATCTTGAATTGAAGCCTCCTCTACAAGGGTAAAATTCTCTCATTTGTATTGATAATTGTTTGCAATTCTATTTTGCTTCTAGTTTCGATGCTTCGTTTAGGTATGCATCCGTAATCTGTTGTCTTGCATCAAATTTACATATGTTGAGTGGCAAAACATGTTTTGTGAATTCAAATATGTATGCTTGGGATGCTTCTCATATATGTTGTTTTGGCACCGAACTAGCGCTTCATTAATCATGCTTACATGATTTATACAATATGCTTCTAATGTAGAGAGTTAGTGTGACACCACAACAATGTTTCACATACATTAGACGGTTGCACCTATCCCATCAAGCATGCAGATTTCACAAATCAAATGTATATGCTTCTAGTGCATGATAGCGGCAAATCATTGCTTTGTGTTAGCCATGCTTCCTACTTTTTCATTTCTCACATATCTTTTGCTTCATCTACTGCCCGCATGTATGTGTTTTAGTTGCTGCTGGTGTTGCTTCCCGAAGTATTTTTTTGTCTCAGCCATTGCCAGTATGCGCACTTCACTATTTCACATTGATGCTTTTACTATGCAGATTTCTCTATGTGTTGAAAAGCTGCGAGAGTATACTACCAACAAGATGTGGTTGCCTTATTGATGACCGCGACCTCACGGTGCATGTGATGCTTGTTTCTAACGCTAGATAGACGGGTGTGAAAAGAATGTTGTTGTGATAGATTAATTTGCATTGCTTAATAGTTGTTAAAAAATGGGAGTAATTACTAGTTTGATTTTTTTagtgcttcatgatcaccatggaAGCAAATTATCCATTTAACGGAAGCAATGGTTCATTGCtgtggaaacaatatttcattgCTGTGGAAGCATATCCCATAAAGGAAGCAATGAGAGATGCATACTAATGAAAATTTATTTCGAAGGAGTATCTACTT encodes:
- the LOC123424569 gene encoding uncharacterized protein LOC123424569, translating into MADSRPAAAPLLSPRKKPSAAQYTRSASHAGDELRSFRACLRWMCIDHTDGPRSAGSWAVFFLLAVAAPAAVALALPATAPPRPLDGQVQVSLTLAATLAFLSLCSLLRVGLRRLLCIDRLRHDSDEVRAGYTAQLNRSFRVLACFLAPCSLADAAYKVYWYWAAAPFRSPWWNAAACALEAASWVYRTAVFFMICVLFRVICYLQVLRMVGFAREFGRFADVAVVLEHHRRIRDQLRRISHRYRRFIIFCLVLVTASQFSALLATTRPHARINIATAGELALCSVSLVAGLLVCLHSAAKITHKTQAITSVAAAWHADATIHAFDNDLEDPDPALPAATGYLAPANAYRVAPGEESDSYGDDDDAMSEGSIDDSKLVPFQVNNMSFQKRQALVNYLENNRAGITVYGFVVDRTWLHALFMIEFSLVMWLLGKTVGIS